Proteins co-encoded in one Streptomyces sp. NBC_01283 genomic window:
- a CDS encoding DUF3574 domain-containing protein: MPLALSRISRTRLAVTAAAATVIAVGAPAAYASFDTDTQAPGRTTTSQVSRGDAYTETRLLFGTERPDGGPDVTDKQFMKFIDDEVTPSFPDGLTVQDGRGQWRDSNGKIERERSYELILLYPSSQAHKRDASIEEIREDYVKEFAQDSVARLDDRVRVDF; this comes from the coding sequence ATGCCTCTCGCCCTCTCCCGCATCTCCCGCACCCGCCTCGCCGTGACGGCCGCCGCGGCCACGGTCATCGCGGTCGGCGCCCCGGCCGCGTACGCCTCGTTCGACACCGACACGCAAGCGCCCGGCAGGACGACGACGTCGCAGGTGTCCCGTGGCGACGCGTACACCGAGACGCGTCTCCTCTTCGGGACCGAACGTCCCGACGGCGGCCCGGATGTGACCGACAAGCAGTTCATGAAGTTCATCGACGACGAGGTCACGCCTTCGTTCCCCGACGGGCTCACGGTGCAGGACGGCCGCGGCCAGTGGCGGGACTCGAACGGCAAGATCGAGCGTGAGCGTTCGTACGAGCTGATCCTGCTGTATCCGTCGTCGCAGGCGCACAAGCGTGATGCCTCGATCGAGGAGATCCGCGAGGACTACGTGAAGGAGTTCGCGCAGGATTCGGTGGCGCGGCTCGACGACCGGGTGCGCGTGGACTTCTGA